The nucleotide sequence GAGATGCCTATTTTTCTGATCAATATGTtacaaacttttgttttttttagctttGATTTTGCTTGGCATTGCAGCCTGCACCACAAATTGGCCAAAGTCAAATTACAGACCCCACTAAAACccactcatcatcatcatcattaccataACCACTTAATCCTCATTCCATATGATCAATTCTCAATTCAAAAGACACAGTAACATTCACTCGTAAAGCAAATGATAAGAAGTAGTAGactaaataaatcaaatctagCAAATGATCTTCGACAAAGGTTCAGCAACTTTTTGTGGTTCTGCCATTATTAAATTCTACTGATGTACAGATTCTGAAGTATGGAAGTCAGTGCATTTTAGGTTGGGGGTTGATGTAATTACAGAGATACAACCAGAATCACTTCCTTCCCAACCTAACCAAGAGGGCCTCGTGCTTTGCAGCTGCTCCTGCTTCCGCAGCTTTGTTCGCAGCTTCACGCTTCAATGCCCTCTTCGCACGCCTTCCTGTTATGGCACTGCTAGTCCTATCCTTTGGCTCACGTGAGGATGAAGAGGCGGGTTCAGAGCCAGAAGCCTGGCCACCTCGGTTCTTATGTTGGACCGGCCTTGCTTCTTGGCGACCTGCTCTGACAAAGCCATTGTCACCCCACCTCCGGTTTCCTAAACGAAGACTTGAACCTTGCAAATAAAACTCGTCAAggtcatcgtcatcgtcatccTCATCCTCAGCTACATACTCAGGTGGAATGTcgaaatcataattaaaaatgtcACTATCTGAAACCCGCTCCACTGCTTCAAGTGGCTGAAACCACACTGCCCTCAGGAGGAGGCATACACTCTCCTCGAACATGAAATCTTCAACGCTGCAATgaaaataacagaaaaaattagttagaaagGAAAAAGTACAGAAAATGATGTAAAAGCCAAGAGAACAGTAAAGCACAGAGCCAGCGTCCCAAGTAAATGGATTAAACAATGGGGCCAAATGTAAATAAGGATGGAAGTTTTACCTTCCGTCGAGAGCGCGGTGGACATTGAGAAAGTCAAATGGAAGCTTACATTGTGGGCAGGTAGGTTTCTCTTTGTAACTCGCCCAACGGAGTATGCACGTCACACTATATATAGATAGAAATTAATCACTCCtcttaaaaatgaaaagagacaTGTCAGTATCTATTCTACATTTCATTTCTAAGTAGATATACTTGTTCCGTGCACAGAATCAAACGAAAGAATTgaactaaagaaacaaaaaacacgTTATAAAGACGTTTACAGTTTGAAGCAAAAACCAAATTCCATTTTTGAAATACTGAGCTGAAGACTAAAATAATGATCTTACAAAACCAATGTCTTAGAGCACAAATGGTAACATTCTCAGTATCTGGCTTAACAATGACAAGAATGTCACAGAAAAAAAATGACTTATATACGCGAAACATCAGATCACTAACAACCAAATCAGCATCAAACACAACACTAAGCATGGATAAACCAAGAAATCCATAAAGACGTACCAGTAAGCATGCTCACATCCTTTAACCATAGCTGTCTCTTGAAGAGGTATAGTATCCAAGCAGATTGCACAACAGCCGCCATGGTTCCCAAAACTCAGCTCATTGCTCACTTCTTGAGTCTTCTTTTCATCCTATATACAGAAAACGATATCTTAATATCATCAACCTCGTCAACAAATCAATAATAAAGAGATTGAGCATCACAATCCTAAAGAACGTTTCTTTCGgatacaagaaaaagaaatcaaattcatGTAAGTAAGATACAGCTTCaacatcacacacacaaaaggtAACAAATGGAACCAAATTTAAGAAACACCCCAATTTCTCAGAACGCCAATTCAGAAAGTAAAAGGCACAAACAAACAACcacaaagttttgattttttcattaaattaattgattaataagGGAAAAAACGGAAACAAAAACCTGATGTTGAAGAGGCAAAAGATCCAATATCTGCTCATCAACGATCTGGATCGAGGAACTCATGGCGgcgattgagaaaaaaaaaagaaaaaattggatcaaaatttttttaaaaaattggatcCTCGATAATCTATTCCACAGGGAGACGAATAACCCAAATCAAACAATCTGAGGAAGAACAGTTCAAGTCCAAAGTAGGCACACAAatgataaaagagagagagagagagagagggatcgGAATCCTCCGGAGGAAACGGCCGAGgagatgtagaagaagaagaagaagatagaacgAGGAAGAcccctaattttattttgacttgTGGACTTAATTAAACCGGTTCTCCCCATACCATACCGAccccttttaaaaaatatattatttttaagcggtgcaaaaaatgaaaatactttTTACTTTCAagctttttaattgtttttttagaatccataacttaaaaaataaagattttacacgttacaaaaaaatttacaaaactaaaTGGAGTTATTAGTTTGAGATTtgattagagtttttaaaatttaaaatattatattgaatttatatttattaaatcaagattttgttaaattttactaaagtttagtattattagtttataatttgtaaaaaatcatttaaagcttaataaattttggtttattagattgagacttttataaagtcattgaaaattttgtgtaaaacaaaagaatttagaaTTGTTAATTAATTCAATTATTAGGTTATTGGGTTTATAATCTTGcacatttttttcataaaataaagttatagaaaatatagcaagatacaaaaattgtttaaagaattttacaaaattttagaaactataaaatatttcttagcaatccttaaaaaaatattttagttattcatttttgattattttgatgAAGTCTTCCAAATTTTATAGACATGACTTTATcaaatttatttcaatttttaatataaacgttttaaaaaatacataaataaataggagagccgaaaataaaataaaattatgtaccGGCCACTAAATAACTCCAGACTGATGAAACCCTCAGATTGAAACTAGAGTAGTATCGTCCGGTGGTGGAGGATGGGAGCAGCAGATACGATGGTTGTTGCAGAGAAGATTGAGGACTTGCTCGAGGTCTGCCTCCTCTGTCTCTTACTCCTTAaaaatctctccttttttttacttactatTCTCCTGTAATCGATTCATGTCCCCCATATTTGGGGTTTTACTTGTCTTCGTCCtcttgagttgttgttgttgttagttaaCTGGGTCAgctcaaaaatttaatttttttgaattacagGCTGCTAGATACGATGATATTGATGATCTTAAAAACTTGGCTTCTGATGGTGTCTCTCTTACCTCTCGTGATTCCCAAGGCCGAACAGGTTTGTTCTTtctaaagtttcgatttttcgAGTTAATTTTAGCTTCAATTCTTCGTCTTTGTTATGTCACACTCTCACTACTCCTGCTCAGATACTCTTGAATGTTGTGAATTACTCGTATTAGCACTTTTCATCTGGTGACAATATTGGTTACTTACTGATATGAAATCCTTATATGTTCAGATACTCGATTGATGAGTTTTAAAATGTATGGTTAACAAGTTGTaacattgtttcttttgatcttttgttttgtctttacAGCCCTGCATATGGCTGCTGCGAATGGACATATGACTATAGTGGAGTATCTTATCAGTCAAGGAGTGGTAAGTAAACAACAACCCCCTTTGCTAATTTTGATGCATTGACCCACAATGTAATGTCTGGTGTTGGATATACTAAGAAAGATTGAGGCTTTGGAGCAGGATATTAATGCTCTTAACGATGAGAACAATGCTCCTCTACATTGGGCATGCTTGAATGGTCATATCGAGGTAACCATCACTTATGTCTCTGCTtgaaaatgttttgtttctccGGTTTAATTATATAACTGTAAAGCTACTTACAGGTGGTGaagaaattgattttgtcaGGAGCTAGTCTAAGCCTTTTGAATCGGTTAGTCtattgaatctttcttctcagTCTATCTATTGGAGGAAATAAGCTGAACCATTATAACTTGTAGGTACGAGCGGACTCCGATGGATGAAGCCATTGGTGCTCAGAAGATGGAGATTATAGATGTCATCAACACAACTGTTGCACAAATGGAACTTGAAAATACCAGTATGACATGACTTTTTTCAGACATCTTCATCATTAGCATCCTAAAATATTCTctttctgtctctctctctctctcactgatATACAGGTGAGGTTTTGTATTGTTGGAGTTTGTTACTTAAACTGACTAGCAGTTGTTAGAACTGGAATCATAtgaattcgattttttttggttgcaatACCCACAAACCACAGGCTTGTTCAATAAATTTTGGGCTGGACCAGTTTGGGTTTATTTGAATTCGTTTCAGTTTTGCATTCACAAATTTACAGTCAAATATGGAAGACAGTGGTAGCCAGCTGCAGCGGCTAAGCCATGCGTTATGTGTAACCGAACCTGAACTAAAATAACGAAATTGTACTTTTAGTTCTTTCATAGTTTCAGTTGAATTTGTATGTATCatcattttgaaatttttcataTTCAAAATGCGGAACTAATATGAACTGTAGATAAACACAAATGAAAAGCTGATTCTGATTAAATTGTTAAAAAGCATAAATTCTCAAGCAAGCGATATAGCTTCACAGAActaaaatttgaaaagataatGTCATGTATAGATATACCAAAAAGAACAAGCTCAAAACTATATCTTTCAAACAAGACATCGCCTACGCTGGTTCAAGCTATTGGTGAGCCAACAAGATTGCAAAACGTACACAAAGGATCCTACGTAATCAAAAGAAGACACATTCAACCATCGTTCTCTCTTGGAAGTCAATAAACCAAACATTTGCGAGGATGCAATCGTTAGACAAGCTTCTAACTTATTTTTACCCATGCGGTTCTTGAAAATTCTACACCCAATAGTGGAGATGGATACCTTATGCATTCTCGGTAATGGAAAGATAACTGGTACTTTTgggttataaagaaaaaaataaacttttctaTGTATACGTATAACACACGTTACATATAAGTTGGTATAGGACAGGACACGATATACTTCATTTTTGGTGTaagattattaaattttcaGTTAAATATGCATTATGCGACTTTGGTTCCATACCAACAATGCTAATACAAACCAACAATCTATGTAGaaacttttttctaatttatattaattagatatattttgCATCGttctctagttttttttctttttctttttggtatcaATGTTAAGTAATGACGTTCTCTAGTTTGGTGAACGGTTGGTTTCTGTTGGCTAGACTAGTAGTTGTAAGAACTGAAATCACAGATCCATCCATGGAAGAATAAGATATAAAGTGATGATCTCTTTCGGTGCCCcattccttcttttgtttttaacctATGTGCAGTGCACCACCGCTTCGGTTAAAATActagtaatatttaattaaataaagtaaaagttATAATCACTAATTTTGGTTTAGTCTGAAGGGGAATGTATCTCTCTCTTTACCAAATCCATGCACCTTAACTTAACTCAGTTTTGCATTCACAAATTTACAGTCAAGTGTGGAAGACGGTGGTAGCCAGCTGCAGCGGCTAAGCCATGCGTTATGTGTAATCGAACCTGAACTAAAATAACGAAATTGTACTTTTAGTTCTTTCATAGTTTCAGTTGAATTtgtatatatcataattttgaaacGTTTCATATTCAAAACGCGGAACTAATATGGACTGTAGATATAGACAAATGAAAAGCTGATTCTgattaaattgttaaaaatcataaattctcaGAAAGAACAAGCTCAAAACTATATCATTCAAACAAGACATCACTTACGCTTGTTCAAGGCTTCAAGCGATTGGTGAACCAACAAGATTGCAAAACGTACACAAAGGATCCTACGTAATCAAAGAAGACATATTTATCCATCCTTCTCAACAAACATTTGCGAGGATGCAACAGTTAGACAAGATTGTAACTTATTTATGCATGCGGTTATTAAAAAATTCTACACCCAATGGTAGAGATGGATAATTACCTTATGCATTCTCGGTAATGGAAAGATAAATGGTACTTTTGGGTTATAAGGAAATGTATAAACCACATTACATAGTATAAGTTGGTATAGAGGACAGGACACGATATCTTTCACTTTTTGGCATCAATGTTAAGTAAATGACGTTCTCTAGTTTGGTGAATATTGAACTAGTATCTCTACTAACTCGGGGGATGATATTTAGGAAGGGTGAAACAAAGGACTTTTATTAAGATAGTCAAAGATCGTCGAATTACAATATAACCGTTATGAGCCGATCGGCAAATTACAGAGAATTGTCTTCTCAAAATGACTAACTGAACTACAGCTTAGAATCGGATTTACTCCTGACTCCTGGCCAATGTTACTTGATCCCTTCTGCAAGCTGCTCCCTCGGTATTTATAGCTGATGGGACGCTTCATCTCTCTGCCTCTGGATCGATGTGGGACTGTCTTAGAGTAAAGTCGGCGATCGTTCTTATTCGGGTCGTCACTTATTGGGCTGTCCATCTCAATTGGGCTTTCTAGGAGTTTTGTCGGCCCGACAAGTGTGTTTTAGTCGGTCTACATTCCTGGATTTTGGGGTGACTGTTTCGATAATGGGCCTGTAGGAAAGCCTGTTAAGGCCAggtgaaacccatatccaaTAGTGAACTATTAGGTTGTTGGCTAGTCTAGTAGTTGTAAGAACTGAAATAACAAATCCATCCATGGAAGAATAAGATATAAAGTGATAATCTCTTTCGGTGCCccattccttttgtttttaaccTATGTGCAGTGCACCATCGCTTCGATTAAATTAcaagtaatatttaattaaataaagtaaaagttATAATCACTAATTTTGGTTTAGTC is from Camelina sativa cultivar DH55 chromosome 20, Cs, whole genome shotgun sequence and encodes:
- the LOC104769470 gene encoding uncharacterized protein LOC104769470; translated protein: MSSSIQIVDEQILDLLPLQHQDEKKTQEVSNELSFGNHGGCCAICLDTIPLQETAMVKGCEHAYCVTCILRWASYKEKPTCPQCKLPFDFLNVHRALDGSVEDFMFEESVCLLLRAVWFQPLEAVERVSDSDIFNYDFDIPPEYVAEDEDDDDDDLDEFYLQGSSLRLGNRRWGDNGFVRAGRQEARPVQHKNRGGQASGSEPASSSSREPKDRTSSAITGRRAKRALKREAANKAAEAGAAAKHEALLVRLGRK
- the LOC109124728 gene encoding ankyrin repeat-containing protein P16F5.05c-like → MGAADTMVVAEKIEDLLEAARYDDIDDLKNLASDGVSLTSRDSQGRTALHMAAANGHMTIVEYLISQGVDINALNDENNAPLHWACLNGHIEVVKKLILSGASLSLLNRYERTPMDEAIGAQKMEIIDVINTTVAQMELENTSMT